The Fibrobacter sp. UWH4 region GGCGACACGCTTGGGCGTATCGATAAGACCTTCGCGGTTCGGGTTCTCGCCCATGCCTTCCAGAATCATCCGGAAGCCGTCTTCCATTTTCTTAAAATTCATCATGGGGCCAAAGATAGCAAAATCAGCGGATCATGACAGCGCGGGTTTCGTTTCCGTAGCGAATCAGGAAACGTCCCGTCTTCGGCAATTCGATTATCATTGACGATTCCGTACGCATATGGCGCAAGACTCGGCCCTGCACATCCATTACAAGAAGCGACTTTCCTGCGGCAAGCCCCGAAAGCGAGACCTGTTTTCCCTGGACATCGAGGCGCCAGTTACTTTTCGCGGCAACACTCGGAAGAGCCATACGTTCGCTTGTAACAGCAAGACTATCGATATAGCCAGAACCCATGATATACGAATTTTTTACCGTCACCCTCGAAAGAGACTTTTCACTCCAGACTTCGCAGAACAGGCCTCCATAATGTTCCGCACTCTTGCATTCATCATTTACCAGCAAGCCCGAAATAGAATGGCCGTTCCCCATAAACGTTCCGCTGAAGCTCCACATAGGATCCCAATTAAAGTAAGCAATGGTGTCTAGTTCATCTGCAGATTGTTTCGGTACAGCCTCATTGACAACGATATCGTTCTGGAGGGAAGCGCACGCTTCATAATTCTCAATTACGCCTTTCAAGGTTCCGTTTACAAGCCCCGCAAACCAATACAGTTCTTCCTTGGACGTAAGGAGATAGCACCCCTTTGAATTCTTTTGCGGTTGCTGCGGAACTGGAGTCCATTCTGCATACAAATTAAGATTCTTCATGTCGTCAATTTTGAGGGTTCTGTGGTACCCCAGCCTAAAATTCGCCCAGTACAGGAACTCCGCCCCCTCACGGGTCGGTTCCTTGAATACATAACCCGCATCCTGGACCGTAAACGTCGTCGGATTTTCAGGATCGTTAACGCCGCCGTTCAAGTGGTACGTGATTGTGTATTCAAGCATCTTCCACTTGGCATACACCGTAACATCTTCCGTATTCCCTGCAGGAATCCGTTCAATCTTTTCTGTGAAAAGGGGATCCGTATACCAGCCTTCGAATTCATACCCGTCACGGCTGGCATCGTAAAGAGCAAATACCGACGAATCCGCCGACCACTTGAACTTCAATGTTCCACTTTGAGGATTGCCCCTATAACGAGTTCCGCCATTCAGGTCAATATTGACGAAAAAGAAACTTTTCCATTTCGCATAGAGAGTCCAGTCCCCATAAAGGGCCGTGTTTATAGATTCAACCTTTTGCGTAAACATTTCATCCGTGTACCATCCCTCGAATTCGTCACCTTCCTTCACGGCATCTTCTAGGGCGAAGGGACTATCATTTATAGAATAGATACTCGGGTTCTGTTCGCTATTCACGCCACCGTTCAGCACATAATGTATCCCGAACGGACTCACATCAAGGGCAGGGAACGCATCCGTGCCCAAATCCTGAATCCAAGCAGAACCGTTCACTCCCGCCGAAAGCATTCCAAGAGCCGTTCCATCTGCAAACTGGGTTTCATCAAGTGACAAAGCCTGCGAAACACTCGTGTTCTTGGAATTCATGCACAGCGCATTCTCCACTTCAAAAATGCGTTCGCTTTCATAGCATATAAGTCCCTTCTCTTGCACAATGCAGTCCGAATACTTCCCTTTCAGTTCGCCAGCAAAATAGACATTTCTCAAGACCGCCGCATCCACTTTCGAAACGATGCCACCCACATACTTTCCGTCAACAACACCCCTGCTGTAGGCGTTTTCGACAACAACAAACTCCGATGAATCGGCCTCCATCGCCTTCGAAGCAAACTTCGCGGAAGACATTGGCGAAGGAGCTGCCAATGGACAGCCTTTATTAGTCACATCAATAATACCGATTAGTCCACCTGCATCCCCTAAAGCATGGACCGTAGCATTCGAATAGACGTTCCTCAGCTGCACCGGACCGACAACATTACCCGCAATACTCCCTACAGTTTCACCGGAAAAATAGGAATCCTCAATTCCAAGGTTCCTCACATAGGTAATTTTTCTGTGCCAGCCACCATCCCATTCTCCCAGTTCTGCAAACAAACCGCTTTCAGCCACAAGGCCCGAAATTTTGAATCCATTGCCTTCAAACGTACCCATGAATCCAAGTTCATACCACGGCACATAGTCCTCTTTTACCAGCTTTCCACTCTCGTCAAGCACATTCTCGTTCACCACAATGTCACTCTGGAGAGAAATGCACCCATCGAAAACGAAACGGGGATACCAAGGATCAAGGTCAGTAAAAGAAACGGACGCTATACCATAAAGCTCATTGGCATTATGAATAAGATAGCAGCCTCGTTCATCCTGTTTGGGAATCTCTGGGACAAGCCCCCACCTAGCCTCTACGGTAAAACTACCAAAGTTATAGCCAATAGAGAGCGTTGATTTACTTGCAAGGCTCCCAAAATATATCGCATCATACAACTTTATCAAGTCAGAATAGACAATATACCAACCCATAAAGGAATACCCTTCGCGGGTTGCATCCTTTAAAACAAGATTGGTCTTATCCTGAACATAACTTGTCGGATTTTCAGGATTGTTGACACCCCCATTCAAAATATACTTGATGGTATAGGCATCCGCAGAAAGGGCAGTTGCAAGCAAAAGCACCCCAAACACTTTGCAAAACGGGCATGACATACTTCCTCCTTCATACGTAAATCCATCCAAAATATATATAAAAAATCCGAATTTCAAATAATTCGGATTTTCTATGGACATTTAGTCAATTTTTACAATATTATGTTATCTAACATTTACCTTAATCAAGTTGCCCTTACTCTTGGCGAAATAGACACCCAGCGGAAGATTTTCCAGCGAAAGGCTCCGCGTTCCTCGACGCACCAGCGCACCGTTCATATCGAACAAGGTAATATCGCTATCTGATTCCAGGCGGTTACCCACACGGACAATGCGCCCGAGATTTACTCGAGCACGCGTTGCAGCCACGATTCCTGTCGGACCGCCAAAATCATCGATATGCGTAATTCCTTTGTTCACGTAATCGTCAAGGCCATAAGCGTGACGCATAATATTCAGAATGTCCATGTCGAACACGGAGCCATCCGGTTCTGTCTGGCGGCGGATAATCGTCATATTATTTTCGCCCTCGTGGCCGGTATCCCAGGCGATAGGCACCACCTTATTCTGTTTTGCGA contains the following coding sequences:
- a CDS encoding InlB B-repeat-containing protein; this translates as MSCPFCKVFGVLLLATALSADAYTIKYILNGGVNNPENPTSYVQDKTNLVLKDATREGYSFMGWYIVYSDLIKLYDAIYFGSLASKSTLSIGYNFGSFTVEARWGLVPEIPKQDERGCYLIHNANELYGIASVSFTDLDPWYPRFVFDGCISLQSDIVVNENVLDESGKLVKEDYVPWYELGFMGTFEGNGFKISGLVAESGLFAELGEWDGGWHRKITYVRNLGIEDSYFSGETVGSIAGNVVGPVQLRNVYSNATVHALGDAGGLIGIIDVTNKGCPLAAPSPMSSAKFASKAMEADSSEFVVVENAYSRGVVDGKYVGGIVSKVDAAVLRNVYFAGELKGKYSDCIVQEKGLICYESERIFEVENALCMNSKNTSVSQALSLDETQFADGTALGMLSAGVNGSAWIQDLGTDAFPALDVSPFGIHYVLNGGVNSEQNPSIYSINDSPFALEDAVKEGDEFEGWYTDEMFTQKVESINTALYGDWTLYAKWKSFFFVNIDLNGGTRYRGNPQSGTLKFKWSADSSVFALYDASRDGYEFEGWYTDPLFTEKIERIPAGNTEDVTVYAKWKMLEYTITYHLNGGVNDPENPTTFTVQDAGYVFKEPTREGAEFLYWANFRLGYHRTLKIDDMKNLNLYAEWTPVPQQPQKNSKGCYLLTSKEELYWFAGLVNGTLKGVIENYEACASLQNDIVVNEAVPKQSADELDTIAYFNWDPMWSFSGTFMGNGHSISGLLVNDECKSAEHYGGLFCEVWSEKSLSRVTVKNSYIMGSGYIDSLAVTSERMALPSVAAKSNWRLDVQGKQVSLSGLAAGKSLLVMDVQGRVLRHMRTESSMIIELPKTGRFLIRYGNETRAVMIR